The following proteins come from a genomic window of Tepidiforma thermophila:
- a CDS encoding type III pantothenate kinase: MLLAFDIGNTSIHIGLWDGETLVDTWRIGVEREKLPDEYGVLILSLLDYSDIDARAVTACIIGCDVPPLIPTFEQVCRKYFRVEPLLVGHGLRTGVRILYDNPRQLGADRIIDAVAASRLYGTPVIVVDFGTATVFDAVNEQGDYLGGAIAPGIGIASEALFSRAAMLYRVQLERPPAAIGKNTVHAMQSGILFGYVGLVEGLVARFKRELGGNPPVVATGGLASLVASETDCIDIVNGDLTLIGLRLIYELNRDRD; this comes from the coding sequence ATGCTCCTCGCCTTCGATATCGGCAACACCTCCATCCACATCGGCCTCTGGGACGGCGAAACCCTCGTCGATACCTGGCGCATCGGCGTCGAACGCGAAAAACTCCCCGACGAATACGGCGTCCTCATCCTCTCCCTCCTCGACTACAGCGATATCGATGCCCGCGCCGTCACCGCCTGCATCATCGGCTGCGACGTCCCCCCGCTCATCCCCACCTTCGAGCAGGTTTGCCGCAAGTACTTCCGCGTCGAACCCCTCCTCGTCGGCCACGGCCTCCGCACCGGCGTCCGCATCCTCTACGACAACCCCCGCCAGCTCGGCGCCGACCGCATCATCGACGCCGTCGCCGCCAGCCGCCTCTACGGCACCCCGGTCATCGTCGTCGATTTCGGTACCGCCACCGTCTTCGATGCCGTCAACGAGCAGGGCGATTACCTCGGCGGCGCCATCGCACCCGGCATCGGCATCGCCAGCGAAGCCCTCTTCTCCCGCGCCGCCATGCTCTACCGCGTCCAGCTCGAACGTCCCCCGGCCGCCATCGGCAAGAACACCGTCCACGCCATGCAATCCGGCATCCTCTTCGGCTACGTCGGCCTCGTCGAAGGGCTCGTCGCCCGGTTCAAGCGCGAACTCGGCGGCAATCCCCCCGTCGTCGCCACCGGCGGCCTCGCCTCCCTCGTCGCCTCCGAAACCGACTGCATCGATATCGTCAACGGCGACCTCACCCTCATCGGCCTCCGCCTCATCTACGAACTCAACCGCGACCGCGACTGA
- a CDS encoding RecQ family ATP-dependent DNA helicase: MPGELLGRARAVLRDVFGYGSFRPGQEAVIADVLAGRDTLVVMPTGGGKSICYQVPALALERGLTLVVSPLLALMKDQVDALRAMGVPAAAITSMQGADEQRAVLAACAQGRVRLLYVAPERFQSGAFLAALRGLEVARLAVDEAHCISQWGHDFRPSYRDLGPVRERLGFPPTVALTATADPLVRQDILERLRLREPAVHVAGFDRPNLRLETLRVGSLGEKAEAVAEELAGLRGASAIVYCATRRRTEDLAAELQRRGIRCAAYHAGMADADRRRVQDAFARDAVRVIVATNAFGMGIDKPDVRLVVHHDLPDSLEAYYQEAGRAGRDGDPARCLLLYSPRDRSLREYFIDMAHPSAERVLEIYRALAAAEGRRVHVRDLMREEDEPGFNAAVRALVESGVAVKQGWTLAATRPDGEGLIDTAMLEAHREHSFRKLDAMEAYAQSRTCLRARVLQYFGETPPPSCGNCGPCLAGERGGEAGGRPAAGEALFQELRAIRRALAEADGVAPYIVASDAVLREIARRRPRNRAEMLAVPGMGRMKFERYGEQFLAATRAAAGSVPPRPAAPGRFTRPAVREAAAFAPTVRETLSLYADGLRDVGEMAKARAMAPATIVSHLAELIAAGAIPSLEGLVAPEKVELVRAAAGGQPIGSLKPLKERLGDAVSYDELHLVRAWLSRRR, encoded by the coding sequence GTGCCGGGTGAACTGCTGGGAAGGGCGCGGGCGGTGCTCCGCGATGTGTTTGGCTACGGGAGCTTCCGGCCGGGGCAGGAGGCGGTGATCGCCGATGTGCTGGCCGGGCGGGATACGCTCGTCGTGATGCCGACCGGCGGCGGCAAGAGCATCTGCTACCAGGTGCCTGCGCTGGCGCTGGAGCGGGGGCTGACGCTCGTGGTGTCGCCGCTGCTGGCGCTGATGAAGGACCAGGTCGATGCGCTGCGGGCGATGGGAGTGCCGGCGGCGGCAATTACCTCCATGCAGGGGGCCGACGAGCAGCGGGCGGTGCTCGCGGCCTGCGCGCAGGGGCGGGTGCGGCTGCTCTACGTGGCGCCGGAGCGGTTCCAGTCGGGCGCGTTCCTTGCGGCGCTGCGCGGGCTGGAGGTCGCGCGGCTGGCGGTCGACGAGGCGCACTGCATCAGCCAGTGGGGGCACGATTTCCGGCCGAGCTACCGCGACCTGGGGCCGGTGCGGGAGCGGCTCGGGTTTCCGCCCACAGTGGCGCTGACAGCGACGGCTGATCCGCTGGTGCGGCAGGACATCCTGGAGCGGCTGCGGCTGCGTGAGCCGGCGGTGCACGTGGCGGGGTTCGACCGCCCGAACCTGCGGCTGGAGACGCTGCGGGTCGGAAGCCTCGGCGAGAAGGCGGAAGCCGTGGCGGAGGAGCTGGCGGGCCTGCGGGGGGCTTCGGCGATTGTCTACTGCGCGACGCGGCGGAGGACGGAGGACCTGGCCGCCGAGCTGCAGCGGCGCGGCATCCGCTGCGCGGCCTACCACGCGGGGATGGCGGACGCCGACCGGCGGCGGGTGCAGGACGCCTTCGCGCGGGATGCGGTGCGGGTGATCGTGGCGACGAACGCGTTCGGGATGGGCATCGATAAGCCGGACGTGCGGCTGGTGGTCCACCACGACCTGCCGGATTCGCTGGAGGCGTACTACCAGGAGGCAGGGCGTGCCGGGCGGGACGGGGACCCGGCGCGCTGCCTGCTGCTCTACAGTCCGCGGGACCGGAGCCTGCGGGAGTACTTCATCGACATGGCGCACCCCTCGGCGGAACGGGTGCTCGAGATCTACCGGGCGCTGGCGGCGGCCGAGGGGCGACGGGTGCACGTGCGCGACCTCATGCGGGAGGAGGACGAGCCGGGGTTCAATGCGGCGGTGCGGGCGCTGGTTGAGTCGGGGGTGGCGGTGAAGCAGGGATGGACGCTGGCCGCGACGCGGCCGGACGGCGAGGGGCTGATCGATACGGCGATGCTGGAGGCGCACCGCGAGCACTCGTTCAGGAAGCTCGACGCAATGGAGGCGTACGCGCAGTCGCGGACCTGTCTGCGGGCGCGCGTGCTGCAGTACTTCGGGGAGACGCCGCCGCCGTCGTGCGGGAACTGCGGGCCGTGCCTCGCGGGGGAACGCGGCGGCGAGGCGGGCGGCAGGCCGGCGGCCGGGGAGGCGCTCTTCCAGGAGCTGCGGGCGATCCGCCGGGCGCTGGCTGAGGCGGATGGGGTGGCGCCGTACATCGTGGCCTCGGATGCGGTGCTGCGGGAGATAGCCCGGCGGCGTCCGCGGAACCGGGCCGAGATGCTGGCCGTGCCGGGCATGGGGCGAATGAAGTTCGAACGGTACGGGGAGCAGTTCCTCGCGGCGACGCGGGCGGCGGCGGGTTCGGTGCCGCCGCGGCCGGCGGCGCCGGGGCGCTTCACCCGGCCGGCGGTGCGGGAGGCGGCGGCATTCGCGCCGACGGTGCGGGAGACGCTGTCGCTGTACGCCGACGGCCTGCGGGATGTCGGGGAGATGGCGAAGGCCCGGGCGATGGCGCCGGCGACAATTGTGAGCCACCTGGCGGAGCTGATTGCGGCGGGGGCGATTCCGTCGCTCGAGGGGCTGGTGGCGCCGGAGAAGGTGGAGCTGGTGCGGGCTGCGGCCGGCGGGCAGCCCATAGGGTCGTTGAAGCCGCTGAAGGAGCGGCTGGGGGATGCGGTGAGCTACGACGAGCTGCACCTGGTGCGGGCGTGGCTGTCGCGGAGGCGGTGA
- a CDS encoding alpha/beta fold hydrolase, with protein sequence MNEGMRTDAPRAFRVPGDGVELQAYEWAGAEPAVFFAHATGFHARCWDEVIRRLPGVRAIAVDMRGHGLSDKPEPPYRWSHFGRDVAAAVRALGLRGALAVGHSKGGYAVTRAAALEPGAFGALLLVDPVIGPRGFRREMAEDEHFAARRRNAWSSPEEMFERFRGREPFSRWDPGVLRDYCTYGLVPNLEGEGYVLACPPRIEAAVYAGAYSDPEGDDVYDAIARVTVPVRVLRARQRLADAPMDMSGSPTSPDLARHFVRGEDVPVPQYSHFIPMEDPGFVAGQVREMLALLARGAD encoded by the coding sequence ATGAACGAAGGAATGCGAACTGACGCGCCCCGCGCCTTCCGGGTGCCGGGCGACGGGGTTGAGCTGCAGGCGTACGAATGGGCCGGCGCAGAGCCGGCGGTGTTCTTCGCGCACGCGACGGGGTTCCATGCGCGGTGCTGGGACGAGGTGATCCGGCGACTGCCCGGCGTCCGGGCGATCGCCGTCGACATGCGCGGCCACGGGCTGAGCGACAAACCGGAGCCGCCGTACCGGTGGTCGCACTTCGGGCGCGACGTGGCGGCGGCGGTCCGGGCGCTGGGGCTGCGCGGCGCGCTGGCGGTCGGCCATTCGAAGGGCGGGTACGCGGTGACGCGGGCGGCGGCGCTGGAGCCGGGCGCGTTCGGGGCGCTGCTGCTGGTGGACCCGGTCATTGGGCCGCGCGGCTTCCGCCGTGAGATGGCTGAGGACGAGCACTTCGCCGCCCGGCGCCGGAACGCGTGGAGTTCGCCGGAGGAGATGTTCGAGCGGTTCCGCGGACGGGAGCCGTTTTCACGGTGGGACCCCGGGGTGCTGCGCGACTATTGCACCTATGGGCTGGTGCCGAACCTGGAGGGGGAGGGCTACGTGCTGGCGTGTCCGCCACGGATCGAGGCGGCGGTCTACGCGGGCGCTTATTCGGACCCGGAGGGCGACGACGTGTACGACGCGATTGCGCGGGTGACGGTGCCGGTGCGGGTGCTGCGGGCGCGGCAGCGTTTGGCGGATGCGCCGATGGACATGAGCGGCTCGCCGACGTCGCCGGACCTCGCGCGGCATTTCGTCCGCGGGGAGGATGTGCCGGTGCCGCAGTACTCGCACTTCATCCCGATGGAGGACCCCGGCTTCGTTGCGGGGCAGGTGCGGGAGATGCTGGCACTGCTGGCGCGCGGAGCGGACTGA
- the dapB gene encoding 4-hydroxy-tetrahydrodipicolinate reductase translates to MTELSVVISGTGRMGRQVAAAVLAEPGMTPVAYIDALAERGAMDGIPVFREAGVGLDEAKPHVVVDFTNAAWTPVIAKAALERGIPLVIGTTGLSAEFMGWLEAETRARGVGAVVAANFAISAVLMMHFAKQAARFFDHAEIIELHHDGKADSPSGTAKATAEGMVAARGRPFVHPEPEVETVAGARGAELGGVAIHAVRLPGLVAHQEVIFGGQGQLLTIRQDSTGRDSFMPGVLLAIREVLGRRELVVGLDRLLGLA, encoded by the coding sequence GTGACTGAGCTCTCGGTGGTGATCAGCGGGACGGGCCGGATGGGCCGGCAGGTTGCGGCAGCGGTGCTCGCGGAGCCGGGCATGACGCCGGTGGCGTACATCGATGCCCTGGCCGAGCGCGGGGCGATGGACGGCATCCCGGTGTTCCGGGAGGCCGGGGTCGGGCTGGACGAAGCGAAGCCGCACGTGGTGGTCGACTTCACGAACGCGGCGTGGACGCCGGTCATCGCAAAGGCGGCGCTGGAGCGGGGCATCCCGCTCGTGATCGGGACAACGGGGCTGAGCGCGGAGTTCATGGGGTGGCTGGAGGCGGAGACCAGGGCGCGGGGCGTGGGGGCGGTGGTTGCGGCGAACTTCGCGATCAGCGCGGTGCTGATGATGCATTTCGCGAAGCAGGCGGCGCGGTTCTTCGACCACGCGGAGATTATCGAGCTGCACCACGACGGGAAGGCGGACAGCCCTTCGGGAACGGCCAAGGCGACGGCGGAGGGGATGGTGGCGGCGCGGGGCCGTCCGTTCGTGCACCCGGAGCCGGAGGTGGAGACGGTGGCCGGCGCGCGCGGGGCGGAGCTGGGCGGGGTGGCGATCCACGCGGTGCGGCTGCCGGGGCTGGTCGCACACCAGGAGGTGATCTTCGGCGGGCAGGGCCAGCTGCTGACGATCCGGCAGGACAGCACCGGGCGGGATTCGTTTATGCCGGGGGTGCTGCTGGCGATTCGCGAGGTGCTCGGGCGGCGTGAGCTGGTGGTGGGGCTCGACCGGCTGCTCGGGCTGGCGTAG
- a CDS encoding PilZ domain-containing protein yields METFNGVASRRRAPRVPADLPCRLLAGGTVIAEGALIDISMAGAAVTIRQPVPAADHFVLRLETPGGDWSADLPAEVVAVDPDPFGGLIVRLRFERDPQAARALAPLVAALRRRFNAGQARIAAERLGLYGPAHLFRRGA; encoded by the coding sequence GTGGAGACGTTCAACGGCGTCGCCTCCCGCCGGCGTGCCCCGCGCGTGCCCGCCGACCTCCCCTGCCGCCTCCTTGCCGGCGGCACCGTCATCGCCGAGGGCGCGCTCATCGATATCTCCATGGCCGGCGCCGCGGTGACCATCCGCCAGCCGGTGCCCGCAGCCGACCACTTCGTCCTCCGCCTCGAGACGCCCGGCGGCGACTGGAGCGCCGACCTCCCCGCGGAGGTCGTCGCAGTCGACCCCGACCCCTTCGGCGGGCTCATCGTCCGCCTCCGCTTCGAACGCGACCCCCAGGCCGCCCGCGCGCTCGCCCCGCTCGTCGCCGCCCTCCGCCGCCGCTTCAACGCCGGCCAGGCGCGCATCGCGGCCGAGCGGCTCGGGCTCTACGGCCCCGCTCACCTCTTCCGCCGCGGCGCCTGA
- a CDS encoding fatty acid--CoA ligase has translation MTTDIDIACLADITRAHAAARPSAVALVYQGRETTYRELDERASRVANGLIAAGLGPQARVAYLDKNSDRFFEVLFGAAKANQVMVAVNWRLAPPEVAYVINDAMAEALFVGQDFFPVIEKVLPELRTVKKVIAIDAPHEGWEHYPEWRDAQPADDPRIPSGEDDVAIQMYTSGTTGHPKGAQLTNGNFFALLPGAVREWGPRWSENDVNLVVMPLFHIAGSGWGIVGLYAGAKDIVLRDVVPAEILRVIPEYRVTRALFVPAVMLFLLQTPGVQETDFSSLQFIAYGASPIPLDLLRNAVATFKCQFAQLYGLTETTGTVTYLPPEDHDPNGNPRMRSCGKPLPGVEVRIVDPEGRDVPLGQVGEIICRSKQVMKGYWNLPEETAKAIRDGWFYTGDAGYMDADGYVYIYDRVKDMIVSGGENVYPAEVESALFGHPAVADVAVIGVPDERWGEAVKAIVVKKPGMDVTPEELIAFARERIAGYKVPKSIDFAEALPRNPSGKILKRELRAPYWAGRERQVN, from the coding sequence GTGACCACCGACATCGATATCGCCTGCCTCGCCGATATCACCCGCGCCCACGCCGCCGCCCGCCCCAGCGCCGTCGCCCTCGTCTACCAGGGCCGCGAAACCACCTACCGCGAACTCGACGAGCGCGCCAGCCGCGTCGCCAACGGCCTCATCGCCGCCGGCCTCGGCCCCCAGGCCCGCGTCGCCTACCTCGATAAAAACTCCGACCGCTTCTTCGAAGTCCTCTTCGGCGCCGCCAAGGCCAACCAGGTCATGGTCGCCGTCAACTGGCGCCTCGCCCCGCCCGAAGTCGCCTACGTTATTAATGACGCCATGGCCGAAGCCCTCTTTGTCGGCCAGGACTTCTTCCCCGTCATCGAAAAGGTCCTCCCCGAACTCCGGACTGTGAAGAAGGTCATCGCCATCGATGCCCCCCACGAAGGCTGGGAGCACTACCCCGAATGGCGCGACGCCCAGCCCGCCGATGACCCCCGCATCCCCAGCGGCGAGGACGACGTCGCCATCCAGATGTACACCAGCGGCACCACCGGCCACCCCAAGGGCGCCCAGCTCACCAACGGCAACTTCTTCGCCCTCCTCCCCGGCGCCGTCCGCGAATGGGGTCCCCGCTGGTCCGAAAACGACGTCAACCTCGTCGTCATGCCCCTCTTCCATATCGCCGGCAGCGGCTGGGGCATCGTCGGCCTCTACGCCGGCGCCAAAGACATCGTCCTCCGCGACGTCGTCCCCGCCGAAATCCTCAGGGTCATCCCCGAATACCGCGTCACCCGTGCCCTCTTCGTCCCCGCCGTCATGCTCTTCCTCCTCCAGACGCCCGGCGTCCAGGAGACCGACTTCTCCAGCCTCCAGTTCATCGCCTACGGCGCCTCCCCCATCCCGCTCGACCTGCTTCGAAATGCCGTCGCCACCTTCAAGTGCCAGTTCGCCCAGCTCTACGGCCTCACCGAAACCACCGGTACCGTCACCTACCTCCCGCCAGAGGACCACGACCCGAACGGCAACCCCCGCATGCGCTCCTGCGGAAAGCCGCTCCCCGGCGTCGAAGTCCGCATCGTCGACCCCGAAGGCCGCGATGTGCCGCTCGGCCAGGTCGGCGAAATCATCTGCCGCTCGAAACAGGTCATGAAGGGTTACTGGAACCTCCCGGAGGAGACCGCCAAAGCCATCCGCGACGGCTGGTTCTACACCGGCGACGCCGGCTACATGGACGCCGACGGCTACGTCTACATCTACGACCGCGTCAAAGACATGATCGTCTCCGGCGGCGAAAACGTGTACCCCGCCGAGGTCGAATCCGCCCTCTTCGGCCATCCCGCCGTCGCCGATGTCGCCGTCATCGGCGTCCCCGACGAGAGATGGGGCGAAGCCGTCAAGGCGATCGTCGTCAAAAAGCCCGGGATGGACGTCACACCCGAAGAGCTCATCGCCTTCGCCCGCGAACGGATCGCCGGCTACAAGGTACCCAAGTCCATCGACTTCGCCGAAGCGCTCCCGCGCAATCCTTCCGGCAAGATCCTCAAGCGTGAACTCCGGGCGCCGTACTGGGCCGGCCGAGAACGCCAGGTCAACTGA